ACGGGAGGAAGATCCAGGAGGGCGCGTTGAACCGTGTCGAGGCCGTGATTCGTGCCTACGACCCGTGCCTGAGCTGCTCGACGCACGCCGTCGGGCAGATGCCCCTCACGCTCCAACTCGTCGCGGCAGACGGCGCGCTGGTCGACGAGGTCGGCCGCGCGTCTTGACGACGCTCGTGATCGGCATCGGCAACCCGTGGCGGGGGGACGACGGCGCCGGGCCCGCGGCCGTGGAGCGGTTCGTGGCCGAGGGCATGCCCGACGGCGTCGCTGCCATCGTCGTGCACCAGTTGACGCCGGATCTGGCAGAGCCGGTTTCCTCTGCCGGGCGCGTGATCTTCGTCGACGCCGCCGTCGATCTCCCGGCCGGCGCCCTCGGGATCCGTGATCTGGCACCCGACGCCTCGAGGCGCCCGACGACGCACCACCTCGAACCGGCCGCAGTCCTCGCCCTCTCGACCACACTCTACGGGCGGGCCCCGTCCGCCACGCTCGTGACCATCGGTGCCGCGCAGTTCGACGAAGTCGACCGGCTCTCGGAGCCTGTCCACCAGGCGATTGGTGAAGTGGTCGTGGTCCTCCGCCGCCTGACGGGTGTCGCGTGAGCGGACGGTCCTCGTGCGACGCCGATCAGTTGGTCTCGGCAGGGGCGGGTCGTTCGTACACGACCTTGCCGTCGAAGATGGTGAACACCACGACGGCTTCGAGCAGGCGCGCGGACGGCTGGCCGAAGATGTCGGCCGACATCACGACGATGTCCGCCAGCATCCCGGGCTCGATTCGCCCCTTGCGGTGCTCGTCGAACGAGGCGAAGGCCCCGGCGCTGGTGTAGGCATCGACCGCCGAGGCGAGCGGCAGGCGTTCGTCGGCATGCCAACCTCCCTCGGGCTTCCCTTGAGGGGTCGTGCGGTTGACCGCCATGTTCAGGCCGAGGCGCGGGTCGATGTCGACGACGGGCCAGTCGCTGCCGAAAACGACCGTGCCTCCCGCTTCGACGATGCGGCGATAGGCCCACCCACGGGCCGCGCGCTCGGGTCCGATGGCCGCCGCCCAGACGTCGATCTGGTTCGGCGCCGGGTTCGCGTGGAACGGCTGCATCGACGCGATGACGCCGAGCTCCGCGAATCGGGGCACGTCGGCTGGGTCGATCGTTTCGATGTGTTCGATCCGATGGCGCCGGCCCCGTTCCGGCGCCGGGTTGACCTTCGCGGCGTGCTCGAACGCGTCGAGCGCCATCCGGACGCCGCGATCGCCGATGGCGTGAATCATCACCTGCCACCCCGCGGCGTCGAGGCGCGCCACGAGATCGTCGAGCGCGTCCGCGTCGGCCATGGGCTCGCCGGCGGTTGCCGGGCGGTCGGCGTACGGCTCGAGCATTGCGGCGGTGTGCGACTCGATCACCCCGTCGACCATCAGCTTGACGACCCCGGCTTTGAGCAACGGGTCGTCCGGAAACCGCTCGCGCAGCAGCTCGAGCTCGATGAGCGCTTCCTCGCCGGGAGGGACGTCGAGCGACAGCGCGTGGTAGACGCGGACCTTCAGCTCGCCCATGGCCCGGGCCTCGCGCAGCAGCTCGAGGTCGCCTGCGCGCCCGTGGGCGTTGTGGACGCTGGTGACTCCGTGTGCGTGCGCCTCGGCCGTCGCCGCGGCGAGGGCGCGCCGCTGATCGTCGACGGTGACCTCGGGCACGACCGCGCGAACGAGGTGGCGTGCGGCTTCCTTCAGCACGCCCGTCGGCTCTCCCGTCCGGGGATTCCGGACGATCTCGCCGTTCGGCGGGTCGGGTGTCGTTCGCGTGATACCGGCGAGCTCGAGCGCTTTCGAGTTGACCCAGTCGGTGTGGCCGTCGTACGCCACCATGCGCGCCGGTCGATCGGGAACGAGACGGTCGAGCAGCTCGCGGGTGGGGAGCCCGCCGGGGAACGGCTGGTAGTACCAGCCCCGGCCCAGGACCCACGGGCTCTCGGGGTGCGCGGCGGCGAAGTCGACGATTGCGCGCTCGATCTCGGCGAGCGTCGCGGCATCGAGCAGGTTCGCCTGCTCGAGCGCGAGACCACCGCTGACGAAGTGCGCGTGGGCGTCGTTGAATCCGGGCAGCACCGAGCCGCCGCGCGCGTCGACGACGCGCGTGTCCTTCCGGCGCAGGCGCTGGATCTCGCGGTTGCTGCCCACGTCGAGGATCTGGTTGCCGCGGATGGCCACCGCCTCCGCCACCCCGGTCGCGCCCCCGCCCTGGTGCACCCTGCCGTTGACGATGATGAGATCGACCGGGCCCGTGCGGTCGTCGCGTTGGGCGCCGACGATGAGCCCGGCCACGAGGGTGATCGTGACGATCGCGACGACGATGTAGGCGGTGAGACGCGCGGCCATGGGCCCCCCGGGATGAGGTCAAGTCTAGCACGCGGTCGGCGGTCCAGCCGGCCGACCGCTGCGGCGTCGACGAGGCGGGTCACCGCGAGATCGCGCGGCCGTTTCCGCACACCGGTGGGTCAGACGGAGGTCGAGCCCCGCGGGCCTCGCGTCGAGGCATCGATCCTCGCGAGGAACTCGAGCGCGATCCGGTTGAACTCGGCAGGCTGCTCCCAGTGCGCCGCGTGCCCTGCACCGTGCACCTCGTGGCCTTCGGCGCCGGCGATGTGCCGAAGGAGGATGTCGGCGTACGCGCGTCCCTTGATGAGGTCGTGCTCGGCCCAGATCACCGACGTCGACGCCGCGATGCGGTGGAGGTCGGGCGTCAGATGGAGCGCGAGGAACGCGTCACAGAGACGCACGACGGCAGGGTAGTCGAGCTGGGCGTATCGCCTCCGGGCTTCCTCGAGCAGCGCCTGATGGGTCCGGATGAAGGGCGGCGAGAAGTTCCAGGGCACCGTGACCCGGAAGAACTCGTCGGGCACCGCTCGCCTGGCCACGTCGGCCCAGCTTTCGACGACGAGCCGCAGCTCGGGGCCGACCTCGCTCACGGTGTTGGCCAGGACGAGTCCGAGGAGGCGCCCGGGGTGCGCGATGGCGAACGCCTGCGCCACCTCGCCGCCGTACGAGAGGCCCAGGACGTGGGCACGGGCGATGCCGAGCGCGTCGAACAGCCCGGCGAGATCGTCGGCGTGAACCGCTATCGAGTAGGGCTCGTCGGGATGATCCGACTGGCCCTGGCCCCGGCAGTCGTGCAGCAGCAGACGATAGCGCGCGGCGAACGCGTCACGCTGGGCGAGCCAGCCCGTTGCCGCGTTCATGAGAATCCCGTTGACGAGGGCGACGACCGGGGCGCCCTCGGGCCCGTGCAGCTCGTAGTAGAGCTCGACGGCGCCGACCTGCGTGCGTGGCATGGCGCCCAGTGTAGCGGACCGTGCCTGTCGCCGTCGCGCCACCTGCGATACCCTGTTGGACCATGCGAATCGCAGTCGTGGGGTCCGGGGCCGTCGGCGGGTACTACGGGGCGAAGCTCGGGCGTGCCGGTCACGAGGTGGTGTTCGTGGCGAGAGGCGCCCACCGGGCGGCGATCGAGGCGGGCGGGCTGCGGGTGCAGAGTCCGCTCGGCGACTTCGCGGTCCGGGCCGTCGCCGTCGACGACACGAGTCGCCTCGAGCCCGCCGACCTGGTCCTGCTCGCCGTCAAGACGTACGACCTCGACGCGGCGCTGCCTCTGGTCGGGCCGCTCGTCGGGCAGGGCACGACGGTGCTGACGCTGCAGAACGGCGTCGACAGCCCGGAGCAGGTCGCGGCCCTCGTCGGCAGGGGTGCCGTGATCGGAGGCGCGGCGTACATCGCCACGGCGCTCGTCTCGCCCGGCGTCATCGTGCAGACGGGGACCCATCGCCGCATCGCCTTCGGCGAGGTGTTCGACCCGCCAGGCAACCTGTCGCGGAGGGTCGCCGCCCTTCACGAGGCGTTCGCGGCGGCCGACATCGAGTCGGAGCCGCACGCCGACGCGCGCGTCCCGCTGTGGGAGAAGTTCACCTACCTCGCGCCGCTTGCCGGGTTCACCGCGGCAGCTCGTCGTCCGTCGGGTGATGTCTGGTACGAGCCGTCGGCCCGCGTTCCGTTTCTCGAGGGCGTGCGTGAGGTCGAACGTGTGGCGCGCGCCGAGGGCGTGCCCGTGGCCTCCGACCTGCTGGCGCGCATCACGGCCTACATGGATGCGCTCCCCCGTGAGATGCGGTCGTCGATGCTGATCGACCTCGATGCCGGCCGACGCATCGAAGTCGAGGCGCTGCAGGGGAGCGTGGTGCGGCGCGGCCTCGCGCGCGGCGTGCCGACACCCGTCATGTCGACCCTCTACGCCGTGCTGCGGCCCCACGCGCACGGTCGGACGGTGCCGGACTAGATGACGCCGTTCCAGATCCTCGAGGTCGTGGGGATCGGAGGCCTCGCCGGCGCGCTCGGCGCCGTTCTCGGCCTCGGCGGCGGCATCTTCCTCGTGCCGTTCCTCGTCGCCATCGTCGGGCTGCCCTTCCCGGCGGCCCGCGGCATCAGCCTGATGACGGTCATCGCCACGTCGGGAGCGGTGACGACGGGCAGCGCGTCGCGGCAGCTGGTGAACATGCGCCTCGCGATGCTGCTGCAGATCGCGGCCGCAGCAGGCGGGCTGACCGGTGGCGTCACCTCGCATGCCCTGTCGGAGCGAACGTTGACGGCGATGTTCGGCGTGACCATGGCCGGCATCGCCGTCGTGATGATGACGCGGCTGACCCGCCGGAACATCCTCGAGGCGAACGTCGTGCCGGGGAAGTTCGGCGGCAGGGTCTTCGACCCCGATACCGGGCAGGTCGTCTCGTACCGCGTGAAACGGACACCGCTCGCCGTCATCGTCTCGTTCGTCGGAGGCAACCTGTCGAGCCTGCTGGGGATCGGTGGGGGCATTCTCGTCGTGCCGGCCCTCAATGCCTGGTGCGGCGTGCCGCTGCGGGTGGCGGCCGCCACGAGCTCGCTGATGATCGGCGTGACGGCGGTCTCCGCGGCCCCGATCTACTACGCCCGGGGCGAGATCGTGGCGCCGCTCGCCGCGGGGGGCGTGATTGGCGTGCTGATCGGGTCGAGGGTCGGCCTTCGGCTCGGCGTGAAGACATCGACCCGCACCTTGAAAGTCCTGATGATCGCCGTGCTGCTCACGGTATCGGTCGTCATGTTCACGAGACTCTGATGGCGGTCGACCCCTTCGTCGTCTCCGACGCCGAGCGCTTCGCCGGCCGGTTGCTTCGCGCCGGCGTGGCTCTCGCGGCGATCCTGCTGTTCGTCGGGCTCGTCGCCTCGTCGGCCGTGAACGAGGCAATCGCCGAGGATCTGTTCTGGGGAGGCTTCCTGGTGCTGATGGCGACGCCGCTCGCGCGTGTCGTCGTGTCGCTCGTCGAGTACGTCCGGGCCCGGGAGTGGATGTTCGTCCTGGCCACGCTCGGCGTGCTCGCCGTGCTCTCCGGGACCGTGTGGGTGGCGCTCAGCCACTGAGGGGCGGGGCCGCGAGGGGCTGAAGCCCCTCGCGCTACGGGGGGCGGTCCGTAGCGCCGGGGCTTCAGCCCCGACGGAAGGAACACCAGGCGGCCGCCCGGTTCGTCACGTGACGCCGTCGAGCGCCTCGAAGGCGTCGAGCGCGGCCGTGCGCAGCGATCGCTCGACGAGCGGCATCGAGTCGAGCACGACGCCGAACTCGGCGGGCGTGATCCCATACAACCTCGCGACGTGCGCCTGCAGCTCTGCGTGAGTGCTGACGTCGTCGGGGTGCGCGGCCAGGTGTCGCGCGCGCGTTTCGAGGCGCACGAAGTCATCCGACGTGTCGTGCGGCTTCGGTACCGGCAGCCGCTCGATGATCGCGACGCTCACGTGCGTGGTTACGCGAAGACGGATCAGGTAGTTGGCCACGAAGCTGTTGAGCAGCCCGCAGAGTACCCACTGCGAAGACTCACGGAGAAGAGTCTTCAAGCAGAACACGCTGTGTACGGTCACGACCCCGGCTGGCAGCACGGCGGCGATGAGTGTCAACCGGTTGGTGCTCGACGCGACGTCGCGGTACGCGAGGCGCGCCCGTCCGAAGGTGAGTTCGGCGTCGAGCAGACGCCGCGCAGCCCGTAAGGGGATGAAGCGCCCGATGGCGCTCGTGTCGACTCGAAACGGCGAGAGGTGCTTGCCTTCGACCACCGGCAGACCCGCCGGGTCCATGGTGAAGTGCGAGCGGTCTTCGGTGGCGTTGAGTTCGCGGCCGAACGCCACACCCCACCCCGAGGCGTCGCCCAGGCGGGGCACGGTCGACACCACCCGATCGAGCAGCGTCACGTCGCGAATCGTCTGCACGTAGGGTACCGCGAGGCCGTCGCCCGAGACGCAGCGCAGGAACGCCGGCGCGAGTCTCACGGGAAAGGCGCTCGCCGGCGACCCGCTGTCGGGCAGCGTGTCGAGGGTCGAGGGGTCTGTTTCACCCAGGCGGCAGGCCATCGTCCGCGTTGGCCGCCCGGTCGTCGCGATCACGAGCGCGAAGCGCAGGCTCCGGTGAATGGAGAACACGGCCCGCCGGTTGTCGAAGGCGACGAGGGTGTCGGTGTCGCACCGGTCGAAGAGCCGCCGGCGCAGGTGCCGGCTGCCGTGATCGGCCGCC
Above is a genomic segment from Acidobacteriota bacterium containing:
- a CDS encoding hydrogenase maturation protease, which produces MTTLVIGIGNPWRGDDGAGPAAVERFVAEGMPDGVAAIVVHQLTPDLAEPVSSAGRVIFVDAAVDLPAGALGIRDLAPDASRRPTTHHLEPAAVLALSTTLYGRAPSATLVTIGAAQFDEVDRLSEPVHQAIGEVVVVLRRLTGVA
- a CDS encoding sulfite exporter TauE/SafE family protein, which produces MTPFQILEVVGIGGLAGALGAVLGLGGGIFLVPFLVAIVGLPFPAARGISLMTVIATSGAVTTGSASRQLVNMRLAMLLQIAAAAGGLTGGVTSHALSERTLTAMFGVTMAGIAVVMMTRLTRRNILEANVVPGKFGGRVFDPDTGQVVSYRVKRTPLAVIVSFVGGNLSSLLGIGGGILVVPALNAWCGVPLRVAAATSSLMIGVTAVSAAPIYYARGEIVAPLAAGGVIGVLIGSRVGLRLGVKTSTRTLKVLMIAVLLTVSVVMFTRL
- a CDS encoding 2-dehydropantoate 2-reductase, giving the protein MRIAVVGSGAVGGYYGAKLGRAGHEVVFVARGAHRAAIEAGGLRVQSPLGDFAVRAVAVDDTSRLEPADLVLLAVKTYDLDAALPLVGPLVGQGTTVLTLQNGVDSPEQVAALVGRGAVIGGAAYIATALVSPGVIVQTGTHRRIAFGEVFDPPGNLSRRVAALHEAFAAADIESEPHADARVPLWEKFTYLAPLAGFTAAARRPSGDVWYEPSARVPFLEGVREVERVARAEGVPVASDLLARITAYMDALPREMRSSMLIDLDAGRRIEVEALQGSVVRRGLARGVPTPVMSTLYAVLRPHAHGRTVPD
- a CDS encoding amidohydrolase — its product is MAARLTAYIVVAIVTITLVAGLIVGAQRDDRTGPVDLIIVNGRVHQGGGATGVAEAVAIRGNQILDVGSNREIQRLRRKDTRVVDARGGSVLPGFNDAHAHFVSGGLALEQANLLDAATLAEIERAIVDFAAAHPESPWVLGRGWYYQPFPGGLPTRELLDRLVPDRPARMVAYDGHTDWVNSKALELAGITRTTPDPPNGEIVRNPRTGEPTGVLKEAARHLVRAVVPEVTVDDQRRALAAATAEAHAHGVTSVHNAHGRAGDLELLREARAMGELKVRVYHALSLDVPPGEEALIELELLRERFPDDPLLKAGVVKLMVDGVIESHTAAMLEPYADRPATAGEPMADADALDDLVARLDAAGWQVMIHAIGDRGVRMALDAFEHAAKVNPAPERGRRHRIEHIETIDPADVPRFAELGVIASMQPFHANPAPNQIDVWAAAIGPERAARGWAYRRIVEAGGTVVFGSDWPVVDIDPRLGLNMAVNRTTPQGKPEGGWHADERLPLASAVDAYTSAGAFASFDEHRKGRIEPGMLADIVVMSADIFGQPSARLLEAVVVFTIFDGKVVYERPAPAETN
- a CDS encoding alpha/beta fold hydrolase, which codes for MPRTQVGAVELYYELHGPEGAPVVALVNGILMNAATGWLAQRDAFAARYRLLLHDCRGQGQSDHPDEPYSIAVHADDLAGLFDALGIARAHVLGLSYGGEVAQAFAIAHPGRLLGLVLANTVSEVGPELRLVVESWADVARRAVPDEFFRVTVPWNFSPPFIRTHQALLEEARRRYAQLDYPAVVRLCDAFLALHLTPDLHRIAASTSVIWAEHDLIKGRAYADILLRHIAGAEGHEVHGAGHAAHWEQPAEFNRIALEFLARIDASTRGPRGSTSV
- a CDS encoding DUF1634 domain-containing protein; its protein translation is MAVDPFVVSDAERFAGRLLRAGVALAAILLFVGLVASSAVNEAIAEDLFWGGFLVLMATPLARVVVSLVEYVRAREWMFVLATLGVLAVLSGTVWVALSH